The Acidobacteriota bacterium region CCGATCACGGTCGTTCCGCCGTCTCCGATCAGGACCTTGGTCGTCGCCCGTTGGGTGTTGATGGCAGGCACTTCGCCAACGGTGTTGACGAAGTCCGGCGAGTTGTTCTCGACCTCGATCTCCAGCACCACTGTTCCCTCGGCCGTGATCTGGGGCGTGACCTCGAGCCGCAGCGAAGCCGAGACGAAGCGCACGTCGATCTCCGTGGCCGTGGTGCTGACCACCGGGATGCGCACACCCTGCTCGATCTCCGCCATCTCGTTGTTCTGAGTGGCGATCTTCGGGCTCGACAGCCGTCGGGCGTAGCCTTCGGTCTCGAGAGCGTCGAGAGTGATGTCCAGCGTCACCGAATCCAGCACGTTGCCGAAGGAGAACCCGAGGGCCGAGGCCGCGGGGTTACGTGCCAGGTTCAGGTCGAAGGCCCCGGCGGCCCGATGTGGAAACTGAAGGTTGGTCTGCGTTCCATTCCCCGGATCCGCCGCAGCGAAGAGACCCCAGCGAACGCCCAGATCTTTGACGAAGTCCCGGGAGACCTCGACGATGCGGGCCTCGATCATGACCTGGGGGGTCTCGGCGTCGAGGGTCGTGAGCAGCTTGTCGATCGCCTCGACACGGGTGGGAATGTCACGAATGATCAGGGTATTGGTCCGCTCATCGACGATCACCCGGCCCTTGCGGCTGAGAATGCCGTCCCGCACCACGGCCTGGACCTCCTTGGCCTTGGCGTAGGAGAGGGTCCGCGTGATGGTGACCGGCGGAACTTCAAGCTCCTTGGCCTCGAACAGGGCCTTGCGCGCCGCCGATTCCTGGGCGAGCTTGGAGATCGGCGCAATCCGGATCACGTTGCCCTCGAGCACCATGTCCAGGCCGTTGTTCTTGAGAATCAGGTCGAGGGCCTGGTCCCAGGGGACATCGTCGACAACGATGGTCACGACCCCCGACACGGCGGGATCCAGGACGAAGTTGAGCCCGGAGATGTCATGGAAGAGGCTGAAGACCTGCTTGATGTCGGCGTCGATGAGCTGCAGCGAGACTTTGCGCCCGCTGTAGACCCTGCGTGCGTCCTCGATGGTCTTGGCCTCGGTATCCGGCAGGGGCACGACCTCGGCCCGACCGGTTTCGACCGGCAACGAGACGGTGTCGTGGCGCGGGGCCTCGACCCGGGTCGCCAGGCCCGCGGCCTCCTCCACCACCTGGGCGATCTCGGGCTCCTGCCAGGCCGTAGCCGGCGGCGGGGCGGCGGGAAGGCCGGAAGTCGGAGCCGGTTTGGCCACCGGCTCGGTCAGGGATGGGGTCGCCGGTGATTCCGGCACCGTCCCGGTGGCCGGCTCCGGAACTTCCATCGCCTCGCCGCCCCCGGGGGCCGGCGCGGCAGGCTCGGCGACAGGAGACGCAGGAGCCTCCAGGCGGACTTCCCGGGGAGCGGGTACCGTCTCCGCTGCGATCGCCATTTCCACCGGGGTTCCCGGCTCCGCATCACTCGCGGTCGCGTACATCGCCGGATCGGGTTCCGCCCGCGGCGGCTCCGGCACCACGGGCGCCGGCGCCACGGCGCTCGCCAGCGACGCCTCCGGCTCCCCGGAAGACCCGGGAGCCTCCGAGGGCTGGGCCTGAGTCATCGGCAGAGGGTCGCCCCCCTGGGGACTCACGCGAATCAACAGGTGCGTACCTTCGCGGACGACACTCCACTCCATCGGCTCGAGCAGGTCGAGGACCACCCTCGCCATGGGCGTGGGATCTTCCTGGTACTGGCCCACGCGGACCCGCACCAGGGTGTCACTTCCGACCTCGAGGCGCTGGCCGGCCTGGGGAGCCACCACGCCGGGCAGATCGAAGACGATCCGATCCGGTCCCGTCAGCGTGAAGACCTGGTAGGCCAGGGCGCCGTCGGCCTCGAGCCACACCTCGTACATGCCGCCCGAAGTCGGTTCGCTCACCGTCACTTCGCTCAGGCGAGCCGCTGGTGCCAGGCCTTCCGGCACCGGTTCCGATGCCAGCAGAGGCGGGCGATCGTCGTAGGCGTCACCGCTCATGCCCATCACGGCCGGTGCCGCAAAGGCGATGGCGATCGTCAATGCCAGGAACCAACTGGTATGGCCCCGGAGGTAGCCCCTCCTCATGCTTCATCCTCCTCGACGAGATCCTCGTCCGACGGGTAGAGCCTCTTGATCACGTCCCGATATGGCTTGATCCGGCGCGGATCGTCCACATTCTGGCGAAAGACCACGACACCCCGGTCGGGATCGATGGAAAGCACGCGGCCGTCGTAGACCACGTCCCCGACGCGCAGCGTGTAGCCGCGATTGTCACTGCCGCTGAACAGGGCCGCCGGATAGCCCCTGGCATCGATCACGATGCCCTTGAGGTCGATCTCCGAGACCAGCATGCCGGCGATGCCCTTGGGCCGCTTACCCGTCGCAGCCGTCGGCGTCGCGCGGACCAGTGGTTCGAAGGGATCGCGACGGCCGGCGGGATCGTAGGTGAAGTGCCGTCCGGTAATCACGGACTCGCTGTCCCGCTCGATGCGATCCATCATCGCGTCGTGGCCCTCCCCGGGAGCCGTGGATGGCTGGCCGAAGGCGGAGACCACGGCCAGAGCGGCCAGTCCAAAAGTCACCAGCGCTGTTGCCCGGCGGATCATCACGGAGCACCTCCTTCGGCAGCCGCGGCATCCTCGCGGAAGATGAAGGTCTTGGCGACGAACGAGGCCGCGATGGTCGCGGTTCGTACCGAGCGGTTGGTATTGGGGGTGATGCGCACGTTCTCG contains the following coding sequences:
- the pilQ gene encoding type IV pilus secretin PilQ; amino-acid sequence: MRRGYLRGHTSWFLALTIAIAFAAPAVMGMSGDAYDDRPPLLASEPVPEGLAPAARLSEVTVSEPTSGGMYEVWLEADGALAYQVFTLTGPDRIVFDLPGVVAPQAGQRLEVGSDTLVRVRVGQYQEDPTPMARVVLDLLEPMEWSVVREGTHLLIRVSPQGGDPLPMTQAQPSEAPGSSGEPEASLASAVAPAPVVPEPPRAEPDPAMYATASDAEPGTPVEMAIAAETVPAPREVRLEAPASPVAEPAAPAPGGGEAMEVPEPATGTVPESPATPSLTEPVAKPAPTSGLPAAPPPATAWQEPEIAQVVEEAAGLATRVEAPRHDTVSLPVETGRAEVVPLPDTEAKTIEDARRVYSGRKVSLQLIDADIKQVFSLFHDISGLNFVLDPAVSGVVTIVVDDVPWDQALDLILKNNGLDMVLEGNVIRIAPISKLAQESAARKALFEAKELEVPPVTITRTLSYAKAKEVQAVVRDGILSRKGRVIVDERTNTLIIRDIPTRVEAIDKLLTTLDAETPQVMIEARIVEVSRDFVKDLGVRWGLFAAADPGNGTQTNLQFPHRAAGAFDLNLARNPAASALGFSFGNVLDSVTLDITLDALETEGYARRLSSPKIATQNNEMAEIEQGVRIPVVSTTATEIDVRFVSASLRLEVTPQITAEGTVVLEIEVENNSPDFVNTVGEVPAINTQRATTKVLIGDGGTTVIGGIFTVNEGRSETGVPWFRKLPGLGWLFRSKNIQTRNRELLIFITPRIIKAS